In Ostrinia nubilalis chromosome 10, ilOstNubi1.1, whole genome shotgun sequence, a single genomic region encodes these proteins:
- the LOC135075467 gene encoding uncharacterized protein LOC135075467, with the protein MKMFETLLDSIPKNRSLMVNELELPEDISLTYTWTELDRLEREESLAARSDSALSGAEYEGHTASTLSSAPLSRAMTDSEIDYTRYRRLKSRSFSDPWNQMRAALDAFPPGYLASLNSFHNSSTDISDFSEQLTSYERARRYNEELRLKMERFFEEECRVFTPDDPGLLALEDDLESLDLKALETDLDSIAP; encoded by the exons atgaaaatgttCGAGACACTCCTGGATTCTATCCCCAAGAACCGTTCTCTCATGGTGAACGAGCTGGAGCTTCCCGAAGATATTTCCCTGACGTACACATGGACGGAGCTGGACCGCTTGGAGCGGGAGGAGTCGTTGGCAGCGAGGAGTGACAGCGCACTGTCAGGGGCTGAGTATGAAGGGCACACGGCCAGTACGCTGTCCAGTGCACCTCTGTCAAGGGCTATGACGGATTCGGAGATTGACTACACGCGGTATAGACGG CTCAAGAGCAGAAGCTTCAGTGACCCTTGGAACCAAATGAGGGCTGCCCTAGACGCGTTTCCACCTGGATATCTTGCTTCGCTCAACAG TTTCCACAACTCCTCGACCGACATATCCGACTTCTCGGAGCAGCTGACctcatacgagcgcgcgcgccgctacAACGAGGAGTTGCGGCTGAAGATGGAGCGGTTCTTCGAGGAAGAGTGCCGGGTGTTCACGCCTGATGACCCAGGGTTACTAGCACTTGAGGACGATCTGGAATCGCTGGATTTGAAG GCGCTAGAAACGGATCTAGACAGTATTGCACCTTGA